In the genome of Calothrix sp. PCC 6303, the window TCTAAACAACGACGGCTATTTTCAGCATCTTGCTGTTGGAGATATAATTGTGCGGCTTTTTTGAAACTAGCGATCGCTTGATTGATATTTCCCTGTTTCCGCTGTACAATCCCTTGTAAGTTGTAAGCTGCGGCATAGTTGGAATTTAGGCGAATCGCCTGTTCAACATCATCTAAGGTTCCTGGTAAATTTTTTAATATTAACCTAGCTAATGCCCGACAGTAGTAAGCTTCTATTAGTTGAGGATCAAGCTTAAGAGCCTCAGTATAATCGGAAACAGCACGATGAACTTCACCAGAATCATAATAAGCCAAACCGCGTTTTAGATAAGCTTGGGAAAAATAGGGATTATTTTGTAACTCTTGACTAAAGTCTTGAATTGCCCCAACATAATCTTTTTGTTTAGCTTTTTCTAATCCCCGTTGAAAAAATTCTTGATTCATAATATTTTGCCTGGGTAGTAATTTAATTTAAGTTTTCTACTATTTGACTTGCTAATATCCTAAAATTTCATCAAAATCTGATTTCATGCTTTATTACTACCCCACACTTTACCCTGGGATTTTCGTAAAACGTTATAAGCGGTTTTTTGTAGATGTGGAACTTGCTTCTGGTAAAATAGTAACTGCACATTGTCCAAACACAGGTCCGATGACTGGGGTTTCGACACCTGGTAGTGCTGTAATGCTTTCTCGCAGTGATAATCCAAAGCGGAAGTTAGCTTACACCTTAGAACTGATTCAAGTGCATGATAACTCACCAACCTGGGTTGGTGTAAATACCATGTTACCAAATCGAATTATCAAAATAGCTTTACAACAGTATTTATTTCCCCAATTAGGTGAATATAGTCAAATTAAAGGTGAAGTTCCCTATGGGTTGGAAAATAAAAGCCGCATCGATTTTCTCTTAACTGGAACTGGAATCGAAAAGCCTATATATTTAGAAGTGAAAAACACCACTTTCGTCAACGGGAAATTGGCTTTATTTCCAGATACCGAAACCACGAGGGGACAAAAACATTTGCGGGAATTGATGGGATTATTGCCCCACAGTCGGGCGGTAATGTTGTACTTTATTAATCGGGGAGACTGTACAGAATTTGCCCCTGGAGATATTACAGACCCAGTATACGGTAGTTTGTTGCGTGATGCGATCGCATTAGGAGTGGAGATACTACCCTGTCGTTTTGATATTTCCTGTGAAGGTATTAATTATCTCGGTTTAGCTGATTATAACTTTATGCCTATTTAGGCAAACAGAAATTTAACTAGCTTCAATCTCCACAGGATACCTTTTTCAAGAAAGGATCAAATTTATGGTTTTGTTTTAATTTCTATATAATCTTAGATTTTGATGCAATGTACTTACCAGCGCTGAAATCCATAAAAAATATGTTTTTTTGCTGACATGTACGGCTGCATCTTTAATTTAGCCTCCTAACTTAGAGTAATCCAAGTAAAAAAAATACCCGGTTGTCATTACGTAGCTTCAAGAGAAAGCTAAAAAATTTCAATTTATTTCCCAAAGTCATGAAATTCCCCTTGAAGTATTAAAGAAATATCAGGAGGATTTATGCCTGCATCATCAAAAGATAATTCAATCGGGTTTTCCAACTCTAATGGTTTAGAAGCTGCCAGGAAAAAATATCAATATAATTACACCCATATTCCCCCACTAGCAATGTTAGATACCTTGCCACAAGGGGAAGAGTTCTCTAAAGATTGGCTTTATTTATTAGCACAGAATTTGCGAATCGTATTCGTGAATACCATCATCACCAATCGTGGCAATCGTGGTTCTCAATCAGTCAGGGATGACGTTAGATATTTTATCCTAGAAGCCTTGATGAAGGGTGCAATTCCCATTCAAATCAATGTCATTGGTAGATTACTACAAATTGTTCCCCAAATTCTACTGAAAGGAATATCTAGAGATTTTCGAGAAATTGATGATTTGTTTTTTTCATCACTTAAAGAAAGTGGACTTTCTATTTTTAAAGATTCTTTAGATCGAATTATCGAAATGATGTATGAAAGACAACCAAAAGGACATGTAAAAAATCTAAATGATTATCGAATATTGCTACCAAAAATGGAATTGCCTGCCATAGTCAATGGTTTTGGGCAGGATGATGTATTTGCCTACATGCAAGTGGCAGGTTACAACCCCTTGATGATTAACCGAGTCACAAATCTAAAAGCAAATTTTCCCGTTACAGAAGAACATTATCAAGGGGTAATGGGTGAGGATGATTCCCTCGCAGCAGCAGGAACAGAAGGAAGGCTATATTTAGCAGACTATGAAATTTTAGATGGTGCAGTTAATGGTGCATATCCGAATATTCAGAAATATCTGTACGCACCGATAGCGCTGTTTGCAGTTCCTAGGGGTACAGAAT includes:
- the sfsA gene encoding DNA/RNA nuclease SfsA gives rise to the protein MLYYYPTLYPGIFVKRYKRFFVDVELASGKIVTAHCPNTGPMTGVSTPGSAVMLSRSDNPKRKLAYTLELIQVHDNSPTWVGVNTMLPNRIIKIALQQYLFPQLGEYSQIKGEVPYGLENKSRIDFLLTGTGIEKPIYLEVKNTTFVNGKLALFPDTETTRGQKHLRELMGLLPHSRAVMLYFINRGDCTEFAPGDITDPVYGSLLRDAIALGVEILPCRFDISCEGINYLGLADYNFMPI